The Niastella koreensis GR20-10 genome includes a window with the following:
- a CDS encoding TonB-dependent receptor, with protein MKQFFLAALICCITSVAWSQNTIQGRVIDKTSKEPLELAYVRYSNTTSGVITNKQGYFSLEKPAGNASIIISFIGFTTQEIKATSHNAITVEMEKGPVNLQEVVITPQSAAASFHTISKIDLNLQPVRSAQDILRTVPGLFIGQHQGGGKAEQIFLRGFDIDHGTDINVTVDGLPVNMVSHAHGQGYADLHFLIPELTGNVDYGKGPYYTQFGNLGTAGYVSMNTVNSLDKSTVKLEGGQFNTLRGLAMVDLLSDRQKQKGTNAYIASEFLYSDGPFESPQHFNRFNLFGKLNTNIGKNNKLTLTGSTLSSDWDASGQIPERAVKSGMIGRFGYIDNTEGGYTSRSNASAKLTSYLSTTTTWENQAYFTDYHFNLHSNFTLFLNDPVNGDQIRQREARNIYGYQSKLSNERKLGAWDLQSIYGAGFRLDQTRNTELSHTINRNTVLEYKQLGDIRETNGFAYADESIEKNRWRFNLGTRLDYFNFHYHDKLSPWQSPDQQKVIVSPKLNIQYTLNTKSQLYLKTGKGFHSNDARVVVFNRGYDILPAAYGADLGVLLKPTRNLLVNVAAWYLYLQQEFVYVGDEGVVEPSGKTRRIGIDVSARYQFNTWLFADVNVNQAKPRSAEAAKGENYIPLAPTLTSTGGLSWQLKSGWNGSLRYRHMHDRAANEDNSVIAKGYTVTDLAINYTKKKYELGIAIENLFNVKWNETQFDTESRLKNEPAPVTEIHFTPGTPFFTRMKLAVYF; from the coding sequence ATGAAACAATTTTTCCTGGCTGCTTTAATTTGTTGCATTACCAGTGTAGCATGGAGCCAAAACACCATCCAGGGCCGGGTTATTGATAAAACCAGTAAAGAACCACTGGAATTGGCGTATGTACGCTATAGTAATACAACCAGCGGCGTGATAACCAATAAACAGGGTTATTTCTCCCTGGAAAAACCGGCAGGCAATGCCTCCATCATCATTTCATTTATTGGTTTTACCACCCAGGAAATAAAAGCAACCAGCCACAACGCCATTACTGTTGAAATGGAAAAAGGCCCCGTGAACCTGCAGGAAGTAGTGATTACCCCGCAATCGGCAGCTGCCTCTTTTCATACCATCAGCAAGATAGACCTGAACCTTCAGCCCGTGCGTTCGGCACAGGATATTTTACGCACGGTACCGGGTTTGTTTATTGGTCAGCACCAGGGTGGCGGCAAGGCAGAACAAATATTTTTACGTGGTTTTGATATAGATCATGGTACTGATATTAACGTAACCGTTGATGGACTGCCGGTGAATATGGTTTCCCATGCGCATGGGCAGGGTTACGCCGATCTGCACTTCCTGATCCCGGAACTAACCGGCAATGTTGACTATGGCAAAGGCCCCTATTACACGCAATTTGGCAACCTGGGCACCGCGGGGTATGTAAGCATGAACACGGTGAATAGTCTCGATAAAAGCACGGTAAAGCTCGAAGGCGGGCAGTTCAATACGCTGCGTGGACTGGCCATGGTTGATCTATTGAGTGATCGCCAGAAACAAAAAGGCACTAACGCATATATAGCGAGTGAATTCCTGTATTCCGACGGGCCATTTGAATCGCCGCAACATTTCAACCGCTTTAATTTGTTTGGCAAACTGAATACCAACATTGGCAAGAACAATAAATTAACGCTGACCGGTTCTACCCTCAGCAGCGACTGGGATGCATCCGGACAAATCCCTGAACGCGCGGTGAAAAGCGGCATGATAGGCCGGTTTGGTTATATAGATAATACCGAAGGCGGTTATACCAGCCGCAGCAATGCCAGCGCTAAACTCACCAGTTATTTGTCGACCACTACCACCTGGGAGAACCAGGCTTATTTTACCGATTATCATTTTAACCTGCATTCCAATTTTACTCTCTTTTTGAACGATCCTGTAAATGGCGATCAGATCCGCCAGCGGGAAGCCAGGAATATTTATGGGTATCAGTCAAAATTGTCGAATGAAAGAAAACTGGGCGCCTGGGACCTGCAATCGATCTATGGCGCCGGGTTCCGGCTCGATCAAACCCGGAATACCGAATTATCACATACCATTAACCGCAATACCGTTCTGGAATATAAACAACTCGGCGACATTCGCGAAACCAATGGGTTTGCCTATGCCGATGAAAGTATAGAAAAGAACCGGTGGCGTTTCAATCTGGGCACCCGGCTGGATTACTTTAACTTTCATTACCACGATAAACTCAGCCCTTGGCAAAGTCCCGATCAGCAAAAAGTAATCGTAAGCCCCAAGTTGAACATTCAATACACGCTTAACACTAAAAGCCAGTTATACCTGAAAACCGGGAAAGGGTTCCACTCCAACGATGCCCGCGTAGTGGTGTTTAACAGAGGTTATGATATTTTACCAGCCGCCTATGGTGCCGACCTGGGTGTGCTGTTAAAACCTACCCGTAATTTGCTGGTGAATGTAGCCGCCTGGTATTTGTACCTGCAACAGGAGTTTGTATATGTGGGCGACGAAGGCGTGGTGGAACCCAGTGGTAAAACCCGGCGTATCGGCATCGATGTATCGGCCCGTTACCAGTTCAATACCTGGTTGTTTGCCGATGTAAATGTAAACCAGGCCAAACCACGCAGCGCGGAAGCCGCAAAGGGAGAAAATTACATTCCGCTGGCGCCCACACTTACCAGCACCGGAGGGCTGAGCTGGCAATTAAAGAGTGGATGGAACGGCAGTTTGCGCTACCGCCATATGCACGACCGGGCAGCTAACGAAGACAACTCAGTTATTGCCAAAGGCTATACCGTTACCGACCTGGCCATAAACTATACCAAAAAGAAATACGAACTGGGCATTGCCATCGAAAACCTGTTCAATGTAAAATGGAACGAAACGCAGTTTGATACGGAATCGCGGCTTAAAAACGAACCGGCTCCGGTTACAGAGATCCATTTCACGCCCGGTACACCCTTCTTTACAAGGATGAAGCTGGCGGTGTATTTTTAA
- a CDS encoding DUF4331 family protein encodes MKKKKMLLAALAVAGITVGGLVFAADHIDSPTVANQSTDITDLYVFRAQDPNNLVFVANTQGLLAPSATGAAMFDANTLIEFNIDNNNDNVEDLVIQGIYSNGKMKIYGPVKPSETGGRSKIEGSATAEVAVTPYGSDVIMGTGGGLKVFAGPRDDPFFFDLNQFKKIIGGMATSFNNPGTDAFAGTNVLSLVVEVPKSMLNASNGKINVWLETKKKI; translated from the coding sequence ATGAAAAAGAAAAAAATGCTGCTCGCTGCGTTAGCTGTAGCAGGCATTACGGTAGGCGGTCTGGTATTTGCTGCAGATCACATTGACTCTCCTACTGTCGCTAATCAATCGACCGACATCACCGATTTGTATGTATTCAGGGCTCAGGACCCCAACAACCTGGTATTTGTTGCCAATACACAGGGACTGCTGGCGCCTTCTGCCACCGGTGCGGCGATGTTCGATGCCAATACCCTGATCGAGTTCAACATCGACAACAACAACGACAATGTGGAAGACCTCGTTATCCAGGGTATTTACAGCAATGGCAAGATGAAGATCTATGGCCCCGTTAAACCATCAGAAACCGGCGGCCGCAGTAAGATCGAAGGTTCTGCTACTGCAGAAGTTGCAGTTACGCCTTATGGTTCTGATGTTATCATGGGCACCGGTGGCGGATTAAAAGTATTTGCCGGTCCGCGCGATGATCCGTTCTTCTTTGACCTTAATCAATTTAAAAAGATCATTGGTGGAATGGCTACCAGCTTCAACAATCCTGGTACCGATGCCTTTGCCGGCACCAATGTTTTAAGCCTCGTAGTGGAAGTTCCGAAGTCTATGTTGAATGCTTCTAATGGGAAAATTAATGTATGGTTGGAGACTAAGAAGAAGATCTAG
- a CDS encoding rhodanese-like domain-containing protein produces the protein MEPADLAKTINNPKVHQPYIFCIGPGAMIKNSIDIGPGKEKANLDKFKQELGKLPKDANIVIYCGCCPFDHCPNIRPAFTLLNEMKFTNHKLLDIPHNIKVDWKDHNYPVQK, from the coding sequence ATGGAACCGGCTGACCTGGCCAAAACAATTAACAATCCTAAAGTTCATCAACCATATATATTCTGCATTGGCCCCGGCGCCATGATCAAAAATTCTATTGACATTGGTCCGGGTAAGGAGAAGGCGAACCTGGATAAATTTAAACAGGAACTCGGCAAGCTGCCAAAGGATGCCAATATCGTCATCTACTGCGGCTGTTGCCCTTTTGATCATTGTCCCAATATTCGCCCGGCATTTACCCTGCTCAACGAGATGAAATTCACCAATCATAAATTGCTGGATATTCCGCACAACATCAAAGTTGACTGGAAAGACCATAATTACCCGGTTCAGAAATAA
- a CDS encoding EVE domain-containing protein gives MAYWLVKSEPSVYPWEQFEKDKQTFWDGVRNYAARNHLRTMKKGEEVLYYHSNEGLEIVGIAKVVKEAYQDPSTDDERWVAVDLKPFKKLKHPVSLSAIKKDKRLANMALVRISQLSVQPVTDDEWAAIMELAKL, from the coding sequence ATGGCTTACTGGCTGGTAAAATCAGAACCCTCTGTATATCCCTGGGAACAATTTGAAAAAGACAAACAGACCTTTTGGGATGGCGTACGCAATTATGCCGCACGCAATCACCTGCGCACGATGAAAAAAGGCGAAGAGGTATTATATTATCACAGCAACGAAGGACTGGAGATCGTTGGCATTGCCAAAGTAGTGAAGGAAGCCTACCAGGACCCTTCCACCGACGATGAACGCTGGGTGGCGGTTGACCTGAAGCCATTCAAAAAACTGAAACACCCCGTTTCTTTAAGCGCTATTAAAAAAGACAAACGCCTGGCCAATATGGCCCTGGTACGCATTAGTCAGTTGTCGGTTCAACCCGTTACTGATGATGAATGGGCGGCCATTATGGAGTTGGCAAAATTATAG
- a CDS encoding DUF4331 family protein: MKLFSISSPVLLLAGIVMLSACKKDKDNTPTYYQTQDQMARPAINTVFVSAADKDMFNTTVPSAMNAAFASKFKTKLLALNAGYTTNLLGLNADQFTNVLVTDVLNASTTAPTSFYDGTNVLTGRALADDVIDVELTLIFGGPNGTANPGLTSDHVNGNDKAFSASFPYLANPH; encoded by the coding sequence ATGAAGTTATTTTCCATTAGCAGCCCCGTGCTGCTCCTGGCTGGCATTGTCATGCTCTCAGCCTGCAAAAAAGACAAAGACAATACGCCAACGTATTATCAAACCCAGGACCAGATGGCGCGTCCTGCCATCAATACCGTTTTTGTGTCGGCAGCTGATAAAGATATGTTCAACACTACGGTGCCATCAGCCATGAATGCGGCGTTTGCCAGCAAATTCAAAACAAAGCTGCTGGCATTGAATGCCGGGTATACCACTAACCTGTTAGGTTTAAATGCCGACCAGTTCACCAATGTGCTGGTAACTGATGTGCTGAATGCCTCCACCACGGCGCCTACCAGTTTTTACGATGGTACCAATGTACTTACCGGCCGCGCATTAGCCGATGACGTTATTGACGTTGAGCTTACGCTGATCTTCGGCGGACCCAATGGCACTGCCAATCCCGGGTTAACCAGCGATCACGTAAATGGAAACGATAAAGCGTTTTCAGCTTCGTTCCCATATTTAGCCAATCCTCATTAA
- a CDS encoding YybH family protein has translation MKIIFQLLLMLFFSAGAYAQEITDTTSLRQSLEKATAAIRNAFEKGDAALVAQLHSKDVIKYFGGNNVIVGRDAVEKGAKDWFQNSKVEFVENAVENTEFVGKIAIQTSIFAIKTTPKSGGGSSIGRGRSMVIYIQDKTSPTGWLTLREFVQEAPAKMRL, from the coding sequence ATGAAGATAATATTTCAATTATTGCTCATGCTGTTTTTTTCGGCAGGTGCATACGCCCAGGAAATAACAGACACAACAAGTTTACGGCAATCGCTCGAAAAGGCGACTGCAGCCATCAGAAATGCTTTTGAAAAAGGTGATGCCGCTTTGGTTGCGCAGTTACATAGTAAGGATGTTATAAAATACTTTGGCGGCAACAATGTGATCGTTGGCAGGGATGCGGTGGAAAAAGGGGCCAAAGACTGGTTTCAGAATTCAAAAGTGGAGTTTGTAGAAAATGCGGTTGAGAATACGGAGTTTGTCGGTAAAATTGCCATCCAGACATCTATATTTGCCATTAAAACAACCCCAAAAAGTGGCGGCGGATCTTCCATCGGCAGGGGCCGATCGATGGTAATTTACATCCAGGATAAAACCAGTCCCACGGGTTGGTTGACGTTGCGTGAATTTGTACAGGAGGCGCCCGCTAAAATGCGGTTATAA
- a CDS encoding tetratricopeptide repeat protein, whose amino-acid sequence MKPIFYFLIIGAIFITSCRQQAVTDPKDYAVYLQERPNNRLQNINTELDFWKSKLFHAPGDIIAESKIAGLLTKRFGYSGDIHEIYQADSLYRVVNYLNHLNSSGTFRSLATNCITQHRFLQAQTYIDSALALGDDKFQTVLMEFDVAMELGNRYRARKALNSLVDKTSFEYLIREAKYKDHVEGDLDAAIALMEKAYEKIKDNPSPALLLWTKTNLGDFYGHANRYKESYRCYLDVLAKDPHYYHALKGIAWLAFSHDKDVNNARKIVAYLQQRHPVPDYELLLSQMADWEQDSIAYKQHMNNFISTTHNELYGGMYNKYLFHIEADELNNAPQCLQIAQQEVAHRPTPEAFSWLAWAYCKNGDVQQAIKTARLYVANKCFEPDALFYLGKIYRAAGQKQTARKYLKAAQRSAYELGPVVSQQITESLKAL is encoded by the coding sequence ATGAAACCAATATTTTATTTCCTGATCATAGGAGCAATCTTCATAACAAGCTGCCGGCAGCAGGCTGTCACTGATCCCAAAGATTATGCAGTCTATCTGCAGGAACGGCCTAACAACCGACTGCAAAACATAAATACGGAACTTGATTTCTGGAAAAGCAAACTCTTCCATGCGCCGGGTGATATTATAGCAGAATCAAAAATTGCCGGCCTGCTCACCAAACGTTTTGGTTATTCGGGCGATATTCATGAAATATACCAGGCCGATAGTTTGTACCGGGTGGTGAATTATTTAAATCACCTTAACAGCTCCGGCACCTTCCGGTCGCTGGCCACCAACTGTATTACCCAGCACCGGTTTTTACAGGCTCAAACTTATATAGATTCTGCATTGGCGTTAGGCGATGATAAATTTCAGACCGTCTTAATGGAATTTGATGTGGCCATGGAACTGGGCAACCGTTACCGGGCACGTAAAGCCCTCAACAGCCTGGTTGATAAAACAAGTTTTGAATACCTGATCCGCGAAGCAAAATATAAAGACCATGTAGAAGGCGATCTCGATGCAGCCATTGCATTAATGGAAAAAGCCTACGAAAAAATAAAAGACAATCCCTCCCCGGCGCTCTTACTCTGGACAAAAACCAACCTCGGCGATTTTTATGGCCATGCCAATCGTTATAAAGAATCGTATCGATGCTATTTGGATGTACTAGCCAAAGACCCGCATTATTACCACGCTTTAAAAGGAATTGCCTGGCTGGCTTTCTCACACGACAAAGACGTTAATAACGCCCGCAAAATAGTAGCTTATTTACAGCAACGGCATCCGGTACCTGACTATGAATTATTACTTTCGCAAATGGCCGATTGGGAGCAGGATAGCATTGCCTATAAACAACATATGAATAATTTCATCTCCACTACTCATAATGAGTTATATGGCGGCATGTATAACAAATACCTGTTCCATATAGAGGCAGATGAACTGAACAACGCCCCACAGTGTTTACAGATTGCGCAACAGGAAGTGGCGCACCGGCCCACACCCGAAGCGTTCAGCTGGCTGGCCTGGGCCTATTGTAAAAACGGGGATGTGCAGCAGGCAATAAAAACAGCCCGTTTATATGTAGCCAACAAATGTTTTGAACCAGATGCCCTGTTCTACCTGGGTAAAATATACCGCGCTGCCGGACAAAAGCAAACCGCCCGGAAATATTTAAAGGCAGCACAGCGCAGCGCCTATGAACTGGGGCCCGTGGTAAGCCAACAAATAACCGAATCATTAAAAGCCCTGTAA
- a CDS encoding fasciclin domain-containing protein: protein MKSVKNFAMLVAAAFFMNASYAQMEKTVEVGGAAMYPSKNIVQNAVNSKDHTTLVAAVKAAGLVETLETPGPFTVFAPTNEAFEMLPKGTVETLLKPENKSMLTTILTYHVVAGKLDSKELARLIKAGNGKAELKTVAGGKLWASMKGNKIMLTDEKGGMATVTIKNVYQSNGVIHVIDHVVLPRS, encoded by the coding sequence ATGAAATCGGTTAAAAATTTTGCCATGCTTGTGGCAGCTGCTTTTTTTATGAATGCTTCGTATGCACAAATGGAAAAAACAGTAGAAGTGGGTGGTGCAGCCATGTACCCTTCTAAAAATATTGTGCAAAATGCTGTGAACTCAAAAGATCATACCACCCTGGTAGCTGCCGTTAAAGCTGCCGGGTTGGTAGAAACACTGGAAACTCCTGGTCCGTTTACCGTATTCGCCCCTACCAACGAAGCCTTTGAGATGTTGCCCAAGGGCACCGTGGAGACCCTGCTGAAACCAGAAAACAAATCAATGCTCACTACCATTCTTACCTATCACGTAGTAGCGGGCAAACTCGATTCAAAAGAGTTGGCGCGTTTAATAAAAGCCGGCAATGGCAAAGCAGAACTGAAAACAGTGGCCGGTGGTAAGTTGTGGGCTTCTATGAAGGGTAATAAAATTATGCTGACTGATGAAAAAGGTGGCATGGCTACCGTTACCATCAAAAACGTATATCAAAGCAATGGCGTTATTCATGTAATTGATCATGTGGTGTTACCCAGGAGCTAA
- a CDS encoding T9SS type A sorting domain-containing protein encodes MKTPNPNGWLITALLIIMLCIIYVQSNAQTCPASSTTTINSGNFSATANTYFAASQATVNAGSTSIVLGAAGYGTTPISTSDILLIIQMQGAQITSTNGNTYGSSGAAGRGYLNNTQLLAGNMEYIVAANAVPLTGGTLNLKSALTKSYKNAAYGTDGQYRYQVIRVPLYYQISLSTDLTVPDWNGTTGGVLVLAATSTLTMNAHQIIATGAGFRGGGGKSYGSGGTGTYTDYTALSTANACASKGEGIAGTPRYLNINGVFKDNGTALEGYPNGSFDRGSPGNAGGGGTDGLPTSNSNNSGGGGGSNGGTGGGGGNSWSSNRACGGIGAVAFAQVSASRLVMGGGGGAGSTDGGTGTPANGLASSGSAGGGIVILNVGSFSGTGTINANGDAPNTTLQNDGAGGGGAGGSVLISASGSLTGLTVHTDGGNGASNTGGASSPSPHGTGGGGGGGVIYSTGALNAASTSDGGAAGTTVGGINYGATAGTAGLLQVVTGSATLTFPISCTVLAANFLSANVSSNNNTNTLNWSVADDEKVQQYIIERSADGIGFASIAIVFPQSAGNNNNTYQYKDADAATRANEPQLYYRIKLVEVTGTNIYSKVMQVKSSLPTNELTLTPNPVAGFATLYVPADNPGTISVQIVDLKGKSVWKNQYQAGVGMNTLPLNNLQALPDGIYIVNVSNGKQVQTIKMLVRH; translated from the coding sequence ATGAAAACACCTAACCCGAACGGTTGGCTGATTACAGCACTGTTAATAATCATGCTTTGCATTATCTATGTACAGTCAAATGCCCAAACCTGTCCGGCTTCTTCCACTACAACTATCAACTCAGGTAATTTTTCTGCCACAGCAAATACTTATTTCGCTGCATCACAGGCTACCGTCAATGCAGGAAGCACCTCCATTGTTCTGGGGGCGGCTGGTTATGGCACCACACCTATCAGTACTTCGGATATTTTATTAATCATCCAAATGCAGGGCGCACAAATCACTTCCACTAACGGCAACACCTATGGCTCCAGCGGCGCTGCCGGTCGTGGTTACCTGAACAATACGCAATTACTGGCCGGCAATATGGAATATATCGTAGCAGCTAATGCCGTACCTTTAACCGGCGGAACATTAAACCTCAAGTCGGCCCTTACTAAAAGTTATAAAAATGCTGCTTATGGCACAGATGGTCAATACCGTTACCAGGTGATCAGGGTACCATTATATTATCAGATATCACTCAGCACAGATCTTACAGTACCCGACTGGAATGGAACAACCGGCGGCGTGTTGGTATTAGCAGCTACGAGCACGCTTACTATGAATGCCCACCAGATTATTGCAACCGGCGCTGGTTTTCGCGGTGGTGGTGGTAAAAGTTACGGCTCCGGAGGTACGGGTACCTATACAGATTATACAGCGCTTTCTACAGCCAATGCCTGCGCCTCCAAAGGAGAAGGTATTGCCGGTACACCACGATATCTTAACATCAACGGCGTATTCAAAGATAATGGAACTGCGCTGGAGGGCTACCCTAATGGCAGCTTCGACCGGGGTTCGCCCGGCAATGCCGGCGGTGGTGGAACAGATGGCCTTCCCACCAGTAATAGCAACAACTCCGGTGGTGGTGGTGGCAGCAATGGCGGTACAGGCGGTGGTGGTGGCAATAGCTGGAGCTCAAACCGGGCCTGTGGTGGTATCGGCGCAGTTGCCTTTGCACAGGTAAGCGCTTCACGCCTGGTAATGGGCGGCGGCGGCGGCGCCGGCAGTACCGATGGCGGTACCGGTACACCGGCCAATGGTTTAGCCAGCAGTGGCAGTGCAGGTGGTGGCATTGTAATTCTCAACGTAGGTAGTTTTTCGGGTACAGGTACTATTAATGCCAATGGGGATGCACCCAATACAACGCTGCAAAATGACGGCGCCGGTGGTGGTGGCGCCGGTGGCAGTGTACTGATATCAGCCAGCGGCAGTCTTACCGGACTTACCGTGCATACCGATGGTGGTAATGGCGCCAGCAATACGGGTGGCGCCAGCAGCCCTTCGCCACACGGAACCGGTGGCGGTGGCGGCGGTGGGGTAATTTATAGTACAGGTGCTTTGAATGCCGCCAGTACTTCAGATGGTGGTGCAGCAGGTACTACTGTAGGCGGTATCAATTATGGAGCTACGGCCGGCACTGCAGGCCTGCTGCAGGTTGTTACCGGCAGTGCAACGCTTACCTTCCCCATTTCCTGCACCGTTCTGGCTGCAAATTTCTTATCGGCTAATGTTAGCAGTAACAATAATACCAATACGTTGAACTGGTCAGTGGCCGATGACGAAAAGGTGCAACAATATATTATTGAACGAAGCGCTGATGGAATTGGATTTGCTTCCATCGCCATCGTTTTTCCACAATCAGCAGGCAATAATAACAACACGTATCAGTATAAGGATGCAGATGCAGCAACGCGTGCCAATGAACCGCAGCTGTATTACCGCATTAAACTGGTTGAGGTAACCGGCACCAATATTTACAGCAAGGTGATGCAGGTAAAAAGTTCTTTACCAACAAACGAACTTACCCTTACGCCCAACCCCGTGGCTGGTTTTGCAACACTATATGTGCCTGCAGATAATCCGGGAACCATCTCTGTGCAGATAGTTGACCTGAAAGGAAAGTCAGTTTGGAAAAACCAATATCAAGCCGGCGTTGGCATGAACACACTCCCGCTGAACAACCTGCAGGCCCTGCCTGATGGTATATACATCGTGAATGTTTCCAATGGCAAACAGGTTCAAACAATAAAAATGCTTGTACGGCATTAG